In Streptomyces capitiformicae, one genomic interval encodes:
- a CDS encoding 2Fe-2S iron-sulfur cluster-binding protein, translated as MPEVTFTQPSGERITVSADVGRSLMKVAVENLVPGIVGECGGDLSCATCHVFVDVPWVAKLPPMTAEEEQMLDVTAEEPTAASRLCCQITLTEDLDGLSLHVPETQR; from the coding sequence ATGCCCGAAGTTACCTTCACGCAGCCCAGCGGGGAACGCATCACCGTCTCAGCCGATGTGGGCCGAAGCTTGATGAAAGTGGCGGTCGAGAATCTCGTACCTGGCATCGTCGGTGAGTGCGGAGGAGACCTGTCCTGCGCTACGTGTCACGTCTTCGTCGACGTTCCGTGGGTGGCGAAGCTGCCCCCGATGACGGCGGAAGAGGAACAGATGCTCGACGTGACCGCGGAGGAGCCGACTGCCGCCAGCAGGCTCTGCTGCCAGATCACCTTGACGGAGGACCTGGACGGCTTGTCGCTCCACGTCCCCGAGACGCAGCGATGA
- a CDS encoding NAD(P)/FAD-dependent oxidoreductase: MTADSDLLIIGGGQAAGELAAALRSRDWGGSIAIVGEEDHVPYTRPPLSKAYLRGEVEAADLYLRRPDFYDRHGIAVSAGVAVADVDLEAQTVTLDDGRVRTWRKLVFATGGRPRRLPDSILRSAPNVHYIRTLADVDRLKAVRTDGASFVVVGGGYVGLEIASVLRSLDAQVTLVEAADRLLGRVTSPVVSEFFRRLHRDRGVDVRVGTAVVEYQYSDAGNVIGAVLSDGSRIAVDQLLVGIGIVPNDELAARAGIDVDGGILVDRFCRTSANDVFAVGDVAKVTDLDGEPPRRLESMPNAVSHARVLADYLSGVEQPAVDPPWFWSDQYDIKLQSAGLVVPDDELVIRGNPDERRFSVLYLCDGVVTAVDAIGSPADYAAARKLIAQRVPVDAGIAADPGRRLLEAALASAGTTD; encoded by the coding sequence ATGACCGCCGACAGCGACCTCCTGATCATCGGCGGGGGGCAGGCTGCCGGAGAGTTGGCCGCCGCCCTGCGATCTCGCGATTGGGGTGGCAGCATCGCCATCGTCGGGGAGGAGGACCACGTCCCCTATACCCGACCGCCGCTGTCGAAGGCATACCTCCGAGGGGAGGTCGAAGCGGCCGACCTCTACCTGCGCCGGCCCGATTTCTACGATCGCCACGGTATCGCCGTCTCGGCCGGTGTCGCCGTGGCCGACGTCGACCTCGAGGCTCAGACCGTGACCCTCGACGACGGACGTGTCCGGACCTGGCGGAAGCTGGTCTTCGCGACCGGCGGCCGACCGCGACGGCTGCCGGACTCCATCCTGCGATCGGCGCCCAACGTTCACTACATCCGCACGCTGGCCGACGTCGACAGGCTGAAGGCGGTGCGAACGGACGGCGCGTCCTTCGTGGTCGTCGGCGGGGGCTATGTCGGACTCGAGATCGCATCGGTGCTCCGCTCCCTCGACGCTCAGGTGACGCTTGTCGAGGCTGCAGATCGACTGTTGGGCCGGGTCACATCGCCCGTCGTGTCGGAATTCTTCCGGCGCCTCCATCGCGACCGAGGCGTCGACGTTCGCGTCGGCACGGCGGTCGTCGAGTACCAGTACTCCGACGCCGGGAACGTGATCGGAGCCGTCCTGAGTGACGGCTCGCGGATCGCCGTGGACCAGCTCCTCGTGGGAATCGGAATAGTTCCCAACGACGAGTTGGCGGCGCGCGCCGGGATCGACGTGGACGGTGGCATCCTGGTCGACCGCTTCTGCCGGACCAGCGCGAACGACGTGTTCGCGGTCGGCGACGTCGCGAAGGTCACCGATCTCGACGGCGAACCGCCGAGGAGACTGGAATCGATGCCGAACGCGGTCTCGCACGCCCGCGTCCTCGCCGATTACCTCTCAGGTGTGGAGCAGCCGGCCGTCGACCCGCCCTGGTTCTGGAGCGACCAGTACGATATCAAGCTTCAGTCCGCCGGCCTCGTCGTCCCGGACGACGAGCTGGTCATCCGGGGCAACCCCGACGAGCGCAGGTTCTCGGTTTTGTACCTGTGCGATGGAGTCGTCACAGCCGTAGACGCGATCGGCTCGCCTGCCGACTACGCGGCGGCGCGGAAACTCATCGCGCAGCGCGTCCCGGTGGACGCCGGCATCGCCGCGGATCCGGGCCGCCGCCTTCTCGAGGCTGCGCTGGCGAGTGCCGGCACCACGGACTGA
- a CDS encoding SDR family NAD(P)-dependent oxidoreductase: MSAVETSLDGQTALVTGAATGVGKAIATELARRGALVVVSDIDDDGGRKVAADINGSGGRATYVHADVTSTTDLAGVLKAAGVAQDGLNIVVANVMGGGASGSIWETDPETARRTFDIMVFGVYNVIRTFAPALIGTSRSGSPARLLVVGSEHSLGVPPHVFPASVYTTAKYASLGLVDTARRDFADSGVSVTLLAPSWVRTEKLVELIRSSRELAEAIEPNAQNADEVARQAVDGLMKGDYITATNPGTREFALEHARQVMASVQTLPVVGPSDDASVHDGTGDTAQCPVAGHM, translated from the coding sequence ATGAGCGCGGTGGAGACGAGCCTGGACGGCCAGACGGCTCTCGTGACCGGAGCCGCCACCGGCGTCGGCAAGGCCATTGCGACAGAGTTGGCGCGCCGTGGAGCGCTCGTGGTCGTGAGCGACATCGATGACGACGGCGGACGGAAGGTGGCCGCGGACATCAACGGGTCCGGTGGACGTGCAACGTACGTCCACGCCGACGTGACGTCGACCACCGACCTGGCGGGCGTGCTGAAGGCGGCCGGAGTAGCCCAGGACGGCCTCAATATCGTGGTGGCCAACGTCATGGGGGGAGGCGCTTCCGGCTCGATCTGGGAGACGGACCCGGAGACCGCCCGACGCACGTTCGACATCATGGTGTTCGGTGTCTACAACGTGATCCGCACATTCGCGCCGGCTCTGATCGGCACGTCCCGTTCCGGGTCCCCGGCCCGCCTCCTGGTCGTGGGGTCCGAGCACTCACTCGGCGTGCCGCCGCATGTCTTCCCCGCCAGCGTTTATACGACGGCGAAGTATGCGTCGCTCGGGCTGGTGGATACGGCCCGGCGCGACTTCGCCGACTCGGGGGTCTCAGTGACTCTGCTCGCCCCGAGCTGGGTGAGGACCGAGAAGCTGGTCGAGCTGATCCGCTCATCGCGAGAACTCGCCGAAGCCATCGAGCCGAACGCTCAGAACGCCGACGAGGTCGCCCGGCAAGCGGTTGACGGCCTGATGAAAGGCGACTACATCACCGCCACCAACCCCGGGACCCGGGAGTTCGCTCTCGAGCACGCGCGTCAGGTCATGGCGTCGGTCCAAACGTTGCCCGTCGTCGGTCCTTCCGACGATGCGTCTGTGCATGACGGCACCGGTGATACCGCGCAGTGTCCTGTCGCCGGGCACATGTGA
- a CDS encoding cytochrome P450, giving the protein MSTTAQALLPDLADPASFQDAVPFGAFDYMRSQPGFYWQDASIGVANGGFWAVTRFQDILDIEARPDLFSSVPGAAWPGTNLPADPQLNPTIDLLMHMDPPRHSSVRRVAAKAFGPRVVKNFDPWVREIVVETLDRIGTLTSFDYITEVAQVVPALVIAQIQGVPREQRQWIVDRTLDAFAAQGTGDLAQTAEAIEKTMAYYREELIPLKLREPQDDMTTVIAHAIERGDVTIGEGHSFLNLLQGAGFETTHTLIGQSMRMLLEDPEVAERTVRGIDELGPDKVVDEFLRIITPAMFMSRTASEDTVVGGQEVRKNDLLNLYFIAANRDETVFDRPDEFDPWRTETASLTFGSGTHRCIGNALAKLELRILFEEMSKRGFSLRLDGEPQRGRSVFINQIRSLPVAWA; this is encoded by the coding sequence ATGTCGACGACCGCTCAGGCCCTTCTGCCTGATCTGGCCGACCCCGCAAGTTTTCAGGATGCGGTGCCGTTCGGCGCCTTCGACTACATGCGAAGCCAGCCTGGCTTCTACTGGCAGGATGCATCGATCGGCGTCGCGAACGGTGGCTTCTGGGCCGTCACGCGGTTCCAGGACATTCTCGACATCGAAGCGCGGCCCGACCTCTTCAGCTCCGTCCCGGGCGCGGCTTGGCCGGGCACCAACCTGCCTGCCGATCCGCAGCTCAACCCCACCATCGACCTGTTGATGCACATGGACCCGCCCCGCCACAGCTCGGTGCGTCGCGTCGCGGCGAAGGCGTTCGGTCCCCGGGTCGTGAAGAACTTCGACCCGTGGGTCCGCGAGATCGTGGTCGAGACGCTGGATCGCATCGGCACGCTCACGTCCTTCGACTACATCACGGAGGTCGCTCAAGTCGTTCCGGCCCTGGTGATCGCGCAGATCCAGGGGGTGCCGCGTGAGCAGCGGCAGTGGATCGTCGATCGCACGCTCGACGCGTTCGCTGCACAGGGGACGGGTGACCTCGCCCAGACGGCAGAAGCGATCGAGAAGACGATGGCGTACTACCGCGAGGAGCTCATCCCTCTGAAGCTCAGGGAGCCGCAGGACGACATGACGACCGTGATCGCCCACGCGATCGAGCGAGGCGACGTCACGATCGGCGAGGGCCACAGCTTTCTGAACCTGCTGCAGGGCGCCGGCTTCGAGACGACGCACACGTTGATCGGTCAATCGATGCGGATGCTCCTCGAGGATCCGGAGGTCGCGGAGAGGACGGTGCGTGGCATCGACGAACTGGGCCCCGACAAGGTAGTCGACGAGTTCCTGCGCATTATCACGCCAGCCATGTTCATGTCACGGACGGCGAGCGAGGACACCGTGGTCGGCGGCCAGGAGGTGCGCAAGAACGACCTCCTCAACCTGTACTTCATCGCGGCGAACCGTGATGAAACGGTGTTCGATCGCCCCGATGAGTTCGACCCGTGGCGCACGGAGACGGCATCGCTGACGTTCGGTTCGGGAACACATCGCTGTATCGGCAACGCGCTCGCGAAGCTGGAGTTGCGGATCCTTTTCGAGGAGATGTCGAAACGCGGGTTCTCGCTCAGGCTGGACGGTGAGCCGCAACGCGGCCGGTCCGTCTTCATCAATCAGATCCGCTCCCTTCCGGTGGCCTGGGCATGA
- a CDS encoding reverse transcriptase domain-containing protein produces MDAVRARVKDKRVLALVKAFLKSGILTEDGRRRDTHTGTPQGGILSPLIFNIALSALDEHLHRDWKPGGRMDGQYPRKKRRRHGLPNWRTVRYADDFAILVHGSADDARALQDEVTSVLEPLGLRLAPAKTRIVHMEDGFDFLGFLGFRIQWKRKRGTDKWYVYFFVAARPIRSAKDKIRALTRRTSQASPADVLIRLNQIVHGWTNYFRHAVAKHTFRMLGIFLWHRVIMWLKTLHRWSWKDIRRWLLGPNGSWLPIAVDGVELINPARTPAITRYRYRGDTIPTPWTTA; encoded by the coding sequence ATGGACGCGGTGCGGGCACGGGTCAAAGACAAGCGCGTCCTGGCGCTGGTAAAGGCGTTCTTGAAGTCGGGCATCCTCACTGAGGACGGCCGACGAAGGGACACCCACACCGGCACCCCGCAAGGCGGCATCCTCTCCCCGCTGATCTTCAACATCGCGCTGTCGGCGCTCGACGAGCACCTGCACCGCGACTGGAAGCCCGGCGGGCGGATGGATGGCCAGTACCCACGCAAGAAGCGTCGTCGCCACGGCCTGCCCAACTGGCGAACCGTCCGCTACGCGGACGATTTCGCGATCTTGGTGCACGGCTCCGCCGACGACGCCCGCGCACTCCAGGACGAAGTGACCTCCGTGCTCGAACCCCTGGGGCTGCGGCTGGCGCCAGCCAAAACCCGGATCGTGCACATGGAGGACGGGTTCGACTTCCTCGGCTTCCTCGGCTTCCGCATCCAGTGGAAACGCAAGCGGGGAACCGACAAGTGGTACGTCTACTTCTTCGTCGCCGCGCGGCCCATCCGCTCGGCGAAGGACAAGATCCGTGCCCTGACCCGCAGGACATCACAGGCCAGTCCCGCAGACGTGCTGATCCGGCTCAACCAGATCGTGCACGGCTGGACCAACTACTTCCGGCACGCCGTCGCGAAACACACGTTCCGGATGTTGGGGATCTTCCTCTGGCATCGAGTGATCATGTGGTTGAAGACGCTGCACCGCTGGTCGTGGAAGGACATCCGCAGATGGCTCCTCGGCCCCAACGGGTCCTGGCTGCCGATCGCGGTGGACGGGGTGGAACTGATCAACCCGGCGCGGACACCCGCGATCACGCGATACCGCTACCGGGGCGACACAATTCCCACCCCCTGGACGACCGCCTGA